The genomic region ACTGACTTCCCCCGTGCTATCTCCCTGTCTCCCGGCTGCACGCGCTGGAAGCTCTCCCAGATCGAAGCTTGGGAAAACACTAAGGCGGAGGTCAGCTAATGAAACCGCCAAAGGAAAACGCCGCCCCCACGGCAATGGGCGACGGCACTTCAACTAAAGAAATGGCTGGTAAGCTTCCGGTGGATTATAGCCAAAAACCGACCCGTTCGAAAGTGGTTCTATTTGCCAAGACAACCCACAAGCTGGCCATCCTGAAGATTGGGTGTGCGTTGGTTCTCGACGAGTCCTACGCTTGGAACAAAACGAGCGAATTCTTGTCAGCCTGTCTGAACGAAAAAGAGCGCGCCAATCTTGCCCAATGCACGCTGAAGACGTTGCCTCGCGATGACATCGAGGAGGTAGCACTCAAAGCGCTGGGTCGCACTAGTGGCCCGCTGCCAACGTTTATCTCTTTGGAAGATGATGCGAATTTCTGGGCAAGCTTGGCTCCCACCTTCGAGTTGGTGGCTTACTCCTACGCCGCCTTCAAATATCTTCCTCGCCATATGCAGATCAAAATGTTGGCCCAACTGAAAATGGAGGTCGGGTAATGGCAGACAATTTCGATCCCCAAGCCAACGACCCTACTCCGGCAAATGGCTCCGGCACCTACATTCTGCCCGGTTTCAAAAAACGTGTTGCCGACATCGCCTCTAACCTGAAGCCTCTGCATGAAATTCATCCGGTCCTGACCTCTAACTATTTGGTCAAGGGCTGGTTGAGCCGTAATACCGTCAGTGTCGTTTACGGCGCGAGCAATGTGGGCAAAACCTTCTTTGCAATCGACCTCGGCATGCACATTGCCGCTGGCCAAGATTGGCACGGTCACAATGTGACACCTTCCCTCTCCGGCGCTGTTATCTATGTCTCAGGCGAAGGTATTAGCGGTATGATCAACCGCATCTCCGCCTTGCAATATGAATACCCCGAACTCGTGGAGAACGCGGAGCGGAGCTTCTTACTCCTGCCCATGACGCTCAACTTTCGCGGGGAAACCGACGTACAAGCGCTGATCAACGTCCTTGGCAAAACAACTGGTGTTCGGATGATTATCATCGACACCTTGGCCCGGTCGATGGGTGATGGTGACGAAAACTCTGCGCAAGACATGGGGGCATTCATTCGCAACGTGGACATACTACGAGAAGCAACCGATGCGCATATCATGCTGGTGCATCATTCTGGCAAAGATGCGAGCAAGGGCGCACGGGGCAGCGGCAGCCTGCGGGCTGCTGTTGATACCGAAATCGAAATAAAACGCTCAGGCCTTGTCGCTACGGCCACGGCCCGCAAACAACGCGACATGCGTGGCGGCAAAGTGTTTGCATACACACTTCGTGATGTTGAGTTGGGGATCGACGAGGACGGTGACCCCGTCACTTCCGCTGTGATTGAAGCAGCCGAGCCGACCAATAACCAACCCGCTGTGAAAGGTCAGCAGCTCACGGCCATGCAGGCCTTGGACGACGCAATTGCACACCATGGCGTCAAGAAATCAGGGGACTTGTTCCCGGGCAATCGCAAGTGTGTCCCGGTGGATATTTGGCATGAGTATTGCGACAGCCGTCCTCTTTCTTCTGGTCAGAGCGATAGCGCAAAGCGCAAGGCGTTCCACGCCGCGAAACAGAAACTCAATGAAAGTGGTCACATTTGTGTCGTGGAGGGCTTCGTCTGGAGGTGCCTGGAATGAGCGTTACCACCGTTACTTTCCGTTACTTTTCCCAAATGGTAACGCCGCCAATGTACCGTTACCTCCGTTACCACCCCCTATAGGGGGTAACGGGGGGCAACGCTGGCGCAACACATCCCAGATGCCCTTGCACAAACCCCTTGAGATGCGCTTCACTACGCCAAGTCATCGTAGAAACGACAAATCCTCCCGGATTGTTACGTACTAATTCTTTGTCGGTGACTCCCGAAAATGATACAGTGATTACAGATGGTTGTACGCCAAACGCTGCTCCCACCTCCTGCTTCCAGAGCACGCGCGACGCTGCAGACGGAAGCAAGGCCCGGCTCCAGGTCGAGGCGAAGCGCACGCCAAACGCTGCGTCCAAAACTACCAAAATCTTGGAAGCCTTCGGGCAATAATGGAGCGTGCAAAATGTCTATCTACTACCCCCCCACAAAGCATCGCGGCATTCAGCTGGTGCAGGCATCGATCGACAACACCAGCCCTGTTGCAATCCTTGCCGATCTGAACCGGGCTTTTGAGGAATTCAAAGCCAAACGCAACGAAGAAATCAGCGTGCTCCATGACGCCATTGGCGACATAAATTCCCAGATTGCTGGGTATCAGGTCGGCGGCGCAGGCCCAATCAAGCCCAACTCGAAGGACATCAGCAACGCGCTTCGTAGCTTCGTTCGGGATGGTGACAGCACCCCTTTGTCTGACCTGGCACAGCGTGCACAAGCCAGTATGAGCGTGGATAGCGATCCTGGCGGCGGCTACTCGGTCATTCCCCAGCTTGGGGAGAATATGAACAAGCGCGTCCACGAAATCAGCCCCATGCGGCAGCTTGCGCGCGTCGTGACTATTTCCACCGACGTCTACGAAGAATTGAACGATTTGGACGAGGCAGGTGGTGGCTGGGTTGGTGAACGCGAGGCGCGTCCCGACACCGACAATCCCAATCTGGGCAAACTTATTATCCCAATTCACGAAATTTTCGCGATGCCCAAGGTCACCCAGAAACTGCTGGATGACACGATCATCGACATTGCCGCTTGGATTACCGAGAAATGTGCGGAGCTTTTCGCGCGCAAAGAGGGGAGCGCCTTCATCACTGGCGATGGCATTCTCAAACCGCGCGGCTTGTTGACCTACCCCACGGATGCTCAGGATGATGAGGCCCGGGATTGGGGCACCATCCAGCACCTCAACACGGGCACATCCGGCAGCTTTGGCACGACGTCGGATGGTGTGGATACGCTGATTGATGCCACCTATGCGATCAAGAGCGCTTACCGTCAAAACGCATCCTGGTTGATGAACCGGAAGGCCGCCGCCGTGGTGCGCAAGATGAAGGACGCTGACGGCAATCTGATCTGGTCTCAGGGGCTCGCTGCGGGGCAGCCTGACCGCCTTCTGGGCTTCCCTGTGATGCTGGATGAGGAAATGCCAGACATGGCCTCTAACTCGCTTAGCATTGCGTTTGGGGACTTCGACAAAGCCTACCTCATCGTAGACCGCCATGGGCTGCGCCTCTTGCGCGATCAGTACACCGACAAGCCGAATGTGCGCTTCTACACCTACAAGCGGGTCGGCGGCGGGGTCGGAAACTTCGAGGCCATCAAATTCGTGCGCTTCAGCACTTAATTTACCGGCAAAGTAACGGGTCGCCTTCGCGTGTTTCATCGACCCGTCACTAGCCCCGAGCGCTATGATGTGACGGGGCACTTGGGAGGGCCGATTCCAGCGTCGCGGTCCTCCCTTTTTCATGAGGGGGGGAGGCTCAGTCCTTGGGCCTTCGTGACCGCTAACCGGTAGGGGAGGTTTCTCTTGCCAAACCCAATTCAGGATTTCCGGACATGCCACGACGCCGCACTCCCCTCGCCAAGGCGCATCTTACCGGCGCGGCGGCAAAGCACCCAGAGCGCTACAACAAGCGCTCAGAGCCCGCCACGCCCGGTCCTATAGGCGATTCCCCAAGCTGGCTTACGGAACAGGAACGCAAGATGTGGCTGGCTTTCACATGGGAAATGCCATGGCTCTCGGCCTCTGACCGGGCCGCACTGGGCTCCGCGTGTGTTCTGCGTGCAAGAATGGAGGCACGTGAAACCACTACCGCAGCAGAATTCAGGGAATTCAGAATGGTACTGACAACGCTGGGAGGCACACCGACTAGCCGGAGCAGCGTCGCAGTGACACCAAGCGATCTGGCAGGAGATGAGGCCGAAACGGACTTAGCGCAGAAATATTTCACTTAACAAGGGACAATCAAAGCGCCTTTTGATCAATGAGCAGACAACTGGTTTTTTATGGCCATCTGACAACTTAAAACCCATTGTGGAACATTGCTTCCGCCCCAGCATCTTGCAGCGACGGCGGGTTCCGGACCTTCGCCGCGGTCAGCTCCAATGGCAGCAATGCGCAGATTGCGACCTTTGCAAAGTCTGGTCGCAGCTCGCCGCGATAAGACGTGAGCGGCCCACTGCGGCCATTCGTGATCACCGCAGCGAAGGGGCGGTTCGAGCCCATTGTGACCAATGCGGCAGTCGCTGAAACTCGTCAGGAAGGGCGAGAAGCCGTCGTTTGCTACAAAGGCACAAATTTTGAGAGCTCGTTCTGAAGTGGACCTTCATATCATCTACACTTAGCATGTCGTCCCGCACTTCGGATATGCCGTGAAAATTCATACACTTATGACCGAATGAGAATTTTGGGCCTTTCTGACTTGATCACGATGACAGGATACCGCAAAATATTATTGCAACGGCTCATTTCAGCAGGAATTTTTTATGGTCGCAGAGTTTTTAATGGCAGTAGGAGCATCGCTCACTGCTAATGCAATTGATAGGAAATTGCAGGGAACCCCCAGTTATTTTGAAAAACGAAAGATTGCCTCTAAACTGGATGAAATTGTCATCGCAGTCATGGAGCCAATAGCAATTTTCTTTGAGGTCGAAAACATTCCTGAAGCCGACCTGAGACGCATCGCAGGAGAAGCTATTCCCGTGGCCGAATGGCTAATCGAAAACCCAAAATTCGCGTTTTCGAGAGGGCTAGAAGGTGAAGTTATAACGAGAGACATTTTGAAAGGAGATGCAGTCAAGTTTAGCTTAGATTCTGTCTCCGACTATCCTGCAGCTTTCGAGACCCTTTTACGTGCACTTGTTGACCTCGTGGTGAAGGTGCCGCCGGTCTTTGCAGAATGGGAGAAAACCGCTTTTCAAGCTGTGTTTCGGCAAACAGAAGAAATACGAGGGACTCTGGCATCGATGTACTCAATGATGCAAAAAATCACTTCATCTCAAAAAAACCCTCTTGGAAACTTCGAAAAGGTCGTCAACCATCGGGCTGCGACATCCGCTTTGAAAATGAGCATTCATGGTCTCAGGCAGTCGGCTGTGCCACAGGCGGAATTAGACAATTTGTTTGTTTTTCCCGAATTTTCTGAGAGTGTTGTAAAAACGACGTCCAAAGACGGGAAGGTGACTGAGGAAGATGAGTGCGTAAAAACTTTTAAAAACTTCAATGAATTCTACGAACTGGTGTCAGAATCTCAGAGCTGCATTGTCAGAGCTCCAGCTGGAGCCGGGAAGACAACTTTCTCAAATTGGTTGGCTTCAAAACTGTTGATCTGCTCGGATGTACTATTCCCTGTCGTCTTGCCACTCAGAAAAACACTTAAGAGCGAGACTCTACCCGGTCTGTTCGAGTGTATCTCAGGTGAAGTCTCAAGCGTATTTCAAGACATGATTGATGCGCACGAGGTAACAGTCTGGGCTGACGAGAAAAAGATTGTTGTAATATTTGAGGGCTTTGATGAAGTCAGCGAGAAAGACAGAGATCGGGCAGTTGAGTGGATTCAAGAGTTAAAAACAGCTCATCCAAATCTGAGTATTCTGATTACATCAAGGCCGCTTTCAACACCACATCTTTCAGACCTTACAAAGCTGGGCTGGCGAGACATAAGTCTACTCCCTTTCGACCTTCCAAGAGTTATTACTTACATTGAATATTTTCAAAAGTATGGACCCGAGATGCAGACCGGTGCCAAGCTTCAAGCACCTAAACATCTAGCGAAAACTTGGAATTCTGATCCTACTCTTGGACCGTTGACGGGAAATCCATTGTTGTTGTCCACGTTGCTTGTAGTGCATCATATGGATGGAGAATTGCCGGACGATAGATCAAAACTCTATGATCGATATATTGACGGCATGCTGGGCCTATGGGAACTAAATAAGGAATTGGTCGCTCCAACAGTCCCCCTAACGAAAGAACAAAAGAAAAAAATCCTGGAGCTCATTGCGGTAAACATGATTTCATTGGAAACGGATACCGTTTCGGAGAACGATGTCGCACAATGGCTGCAAGCTTATCTCTTAGAACAAAACCTTCCTAATGATGTACTAGGGATTTTGGATCATTTGAGGGAACGCTCTGGATTGCTGATCGGCCCAGGTCAATATACATTTGCGCACAAGTCTATTGGTGAATTCTTGGTCG from Parasedimentitalea psychrophila harbors:
- a CDS encoding helix-turn-helix transcriptional regulator, with product MIVTYFSDTDLAKRYGVTRQTVWRWHRERTDFPRAISLSPGCTRWKLSQIEAWENTKAEVS
- a CDS encoding AAA family ATPase; this encodes MADNFDPQANDPTPANGSGTYILPGFKKRVADIASNLKPLHEIHPVLTSNYLVKGWLSRNTVSVVYGASNVGKTFFAIDLGMHIAAGQDWHGHNVTPSLSGAVIYVSGEGISGMINRISALQYEYPELVENAERSFLLLPMTLNFRGETDVQALINVLGKTTGVRMIIIDTLARSMGDGDENSAQDMGAFIRNVDILREATDAHIMLVHHSGKDASKGARGSGSLRAAVDTEIEIKRSGLVATATARKQRDMRGGKVFAYTLRDVELGIDEDGDPVTSAVIEAAEPTNNQPAVKGQQLTAMQALDDAIAHHGVKKSGDLFPGNRKCVPVDIWHEYCDSRPLSSGQSDSAKRKAFHAAKQKLNESGHICVVEGFVWRCLE
- a CDS encoding phage major capsid protein, which produces MSIYYPPTKHRGIQLVQASIDNTSPVAILADLNRAFEEFKAKRNEEISVLHDAIGDINSQIAGYQVGGAGPIKPNSKDISNALRSFVRDGDSTPLSDLAQRAQASMSVDSDPGGGYSVIPQLGENMNKRVHEISPMRQLARVVTISTDVYEELNDLDEAGGGWVGEREARPDTDNPNLGKLIIPIHEIFAMPKVTQKLLDDTIIDIAAWITEKCAELFARKEGSAFITGDGILKPRGLLTYPTDAQDDEARDWGTIQHLNTGTSGSFGTTSDGVDTLIDATYAIKSAYRQNASWLMNRKAAAVVRKMKDADGNLIWSQGLAAGQPDRLLGFPVMLDEEMPDMASNSLSIAFGDFDKAYLIVDRHGLRLLRDQYTDKPNVRFYTYKRVGGGVGNFEAIKFVRFST
- a CDS encoding NACHT domain-containing protein; the encoded protein is MVAEFLMAVGASLTANAIDRKLQGTPSYFEKRKIASKLDEIVIAVMEPIAIFFEVENIPEADLRRIAGEAIPVAEWLIENPKFAFSRGLEGEVITRDILKGDAVKFSLDSVSDYPAAFETLLRALVDLVVKVPPVFAEWEKTAFQAVFRQTEEIRGTLASMYSMMQKITSSQKNPLGNFEKVVNHRAATSALKMSIHGLRQSAVPQAELDNLFVFPEFSESVVKTTSKDGKVTEEDECVKTFKNFNEFYELVSESQSCIVRAPAGAGKTTFSNWLASKLLICSDVLFPVVLPLRKTLKSETLPGLFECISGEVSSVFQDMIDAHEVTVWADEKKIVVIFEGFDEVSEKDRDRAVEWIQELKTAHPNLSILITSRPLSTPHLSDLTKLGWRDISLLPFDLPRVITYIEYFQKYGPEMQTGAKLQAPKHLAKTWNSDPTLGPLTGNPLLLSTLLVVHHMDGELPDDRSKLYDRYIDGMLGLWELNKELVAPTVPLTKEQKKKILELIAVNMISLETDTVSENDVAQWLQAYLLEQNLPNDVLGILDHLRERSGLLIGPGQYTFAHKSIGEFLVAQACSDGIQTNFAGDRFDRFLLADKCLMDRWTTVIFLWAGLAAKTEVQQFIEKLIAGNHNKLAGGLLLERRKFLDRKWLKVNFWRWVSIGLGDGGLFNEKGNLRLSWPSITKKASTPSGEIDLHIMTTVVDDLTSEATVMAAFFSDKICDPEDWNTHSLPLNETFWWLLSHFVEPTLDFLKAAPITLTQETKCCSLFGNQITGRFPLRQYIQEFSPYKAPECASCDPLVYEPILFLDAYSTWKFMMHQVEIDELSELPAEGDGSGGKRPEGKERNLALKRYWLSQITQFTESGFFDIAISRSVEDLPTEFFSLFNDALPPITPIEGNGKFSQPDTKPITFAERCKKALDLNASFPRSQECDDFVSLVLKRNEERNSSQISQ